Proteins found in one Saccharopolyspora phatthalungensis genomic segment:
- a CDS encoding nuclear transport factor 2 family protein — protein sequence MTEITPELVAAAYAAVSSGNREKTALYWSEDLRFLAPGNHAQAGWRVGIDDFMAYVQGMLEASGGSWHMRPITLLINNEDGYSIDANRIHAVRDGAPEGSASPFDVLDISGVQMLKWDNGKVVEGYGGIFGDGATNYNQWWSPINADGERRY from the coding sequence ATGACGGAAATAACCCCTGAGTTGGTCGCCGCCGCCTATGCGGCGGTGAGCTCCGGGAACCGGGAGAAGACGGCGCTGTACTGGTCGGAAGACCTGCGCTTCCTCGCGCCGGGCAACCATGCCCAGGCAGGCTGGCGCGTGGGAATCGACGACTTCATGGCCTACGTCCAAGGCATGCTGGAGGCATCCGGCGGGTCGTGGCACATGCGGCCGATCACCTTGCTCATCAACAACGAGGACGGCTATTCCATCGACGCCAACAGGATTCACGCCGTGCGCGACGGAGCGCCGGAGGGCAGCGCCTCCCCCTTCGACGTGCTCGACATCTCCGGGGTGCAAATGCTCAAGTGGGACAACGGCAAGGTCGTCGAGGGATACGGCGGCATTTTCGGCGACGGTGCCACGAACTACAACCAGTGGTGGTCGCCAATCAACGCCGACGGCGAGCGCCGCTACTGA
- a CDS encoding alpha/beta fold hydrolase produces the protein MLDLPVHYFPGRDGTRLAYRELGQGRPLVLLHGFFSLATQNWVRPGHAETIAARSHRVIMPDLRGHGDSAKPHEISSYPRDVLADDGFALVEHLGLDGYDLGGYSLGGRTVIRMLARGAMPERAIVAGQGMHEITGLGGGVGTFLRRVFGGLGTFAPGSPEWKAERWLRSVDGDPVALQHVLDTVVNTTPDAVARIQVPTLVVAGADDDRDGSTPALAAALPRGSHAVVPGDHTTATAAPELAAAIVAFLGSVL, from the coding sequence GTGCTCGATCTTCCAGTGCACTACTTCCCCGGTCGCGACGGCACGCGCCTGGCCTACCGGGAGCTCGGCCAGGGGCGCCCGCTCGTGCTGCTGCATGGTTTCTTCTCGCTCGCGACGCAGAATTGGGTGCGCCCCGGCCACGCCGAAACGATCGCGGCGCGCAGTCATCGCGTGATCATGCCGGACCTCCGGGGGCACGGTGACAGTGCGAAGCCACACGAGATCTCCTCCTATCCTCGCGACGTGCTGGCCGACGACGGTTTCGCGTTGGTCGAGCACCTCGGGCTCGACGGCTACGACCTCGGCGGCTATTCGTTGGGCGGACGGACCGTGATCAGGATGCTGGCGCGCGGCGCGATGCCCGAGCGCGCGATCGTGGCGGGGCAGGGCATGCACGAGATTACCGGCCTGGGCGGCGGTGTCGGGACGTTCCTCCGCCGCGTGTTCGGTGGCCTCGGCACGTTCGCGCCCGGCTCGCCGGAGTGGAAGGCCGAGCGGTGGCTCAGGTCCGTCGACGGCGATCCGGTGGCGCTCCAGCACGTGCTGGACACCGTCGTCAACACGACGCCCGATGCCGTCGCGCGGATTCAGGTGCCGACGCTGGTGGTGGCGGGAGCCGATGATGACCGCGACGGGTCGACACCGGCGCTGGCCGCCGCTTTGCCGCGCGGCAGCCACGCCGTGGTGCCCGGGGACCATACGACCGCCACCGCCGCGCCCGAACTCGCCGCGGCCATCGTGGCCTTCCTTGGGTCTGTTTTATAA
- a CDS encoding HpcH/HpaI aldolase/citrate lyase family protein, with protein sequence MIELTRSWLYVPAHKTELLAKAMAGAADAVVLDLEDAVPADAKDVARDNAVAALGIRHPKPVWVRINALESPWGKADLAAFAGTDAGGLRLPKAEEPDLVRMAADDTGLPVHAIIESALGVENAFRLATAHPLVAVLSLGEADLMADLRVRDRAALDWVRQRVVNGSRAAGLPSPPLAAWTDVADLAGLAEDTAAAKTRGFFGRSVLHPKQIDVVNRLFTPDADEVADARTRLERSRHRRDAAWMDDQGRFVDPALIANARWLVELADALKQRGSAK encoded by the coding sequence ATGATCGAACTTACCCGCAGCTGGCTGTACGTCCCAGCGCACAAGACCGAATTGCTGGCCAAGGCGATGGCCGGAGCGGCTGACGCCGTCGTGCTCGACCTGGAGGATGCGGTCCCGGCCGATGCGAAGGACGTCGCGCGGGACAACGCCGTGGCGGCGCTGGGGATCCGGCACCCCAAGCCGGTCTGGGTGCGAATCAACGCGCTGGAATCGCCGTGGGGCAAAGCGGACCTTGCCGCGTTCGCCGGCACGGACGCGGGCGGGCTGCGGTTGCCCAAGGCGGAGGAACCCGACCTGGTCCGGATGGCCGCCGACGATACCGGGCTGCCGGTGCACGCGATCATCGAATCCGCGCTCGGCGTCGAAAACGCCTTCCGACTGGCCACCGCGCACCCGTTGGTCGCGGTTCTTTCCCTGGGCGAAGCCGATCTCATGGCGGATCTGAGGGTGCGTGACCGCGCAGCCCTGGACTGGGTGCGACAGCGGGTGGTCAACGGCAGTCGCGCCGCGGGCCTGCCCAGCCCGCCGCTGGCAGCGTGGACCGACGTCGCGGACCTGGCCGGGCTCGCCGAGGACACCGCGGCCGCCAAGACCCGGGGTTTCTTCGGCCGGTCCGTGCTGCACCCCAAGCAGATCGACGTGGTCAACCGCCTCTTCACCCCCGACGCCGACGAGGTGGCCGACGCACGCACGCGGCTGGAGCGGTCGCGTCACCGGCGGGACGCGGCCTGGATGGATGATCAGGGCAGGTTCGTCGACCCGGCGCTGATCGCCAATGCGCGCTGGCTGGTCGAGTTGGCCGACGCGCTTAAGCAGAGGGGATCCGCGAAGTGA
- a CDS encoding MmgE/PrpD family protein has product MTRTPAQQMAALAAEVTRTGLPDELREDMAGRVVDVIGNSLAAVGAEPARIVSATVGAWGGNPAATAIGLTQRLPTPSAALVNGTLAHSLDFDDTHLPSVLHPSASVIPAALAVAEEVDAAGPALLDAATVGVEIACRLGMAGYDPAANNSVFFDRGQHATAICGTVGAAVAAGMLRGLAGDALTSVIGIACSMGAGVIEANRTGGTVKRVHCGWAAHAGVVAADLAARGLTGPPTVLEGRFGFFQAFCGDRADLGPLTDGLGDRWETPGIFFKPYPCNHFTHAGIDGALRLRESGVTPESIVAVTLGVPGPVVHTIAEPRAEKICPRSGYHAAFSGPFAVASALLGGGGLGVFHEDFTDAAAKDPVRLALAANVQVVEDPRCSEIFPRQFPAILTAELADGSRREEAVLSNRGGPDNPLSAAELTTKFMLNSTRSTSREQAERLAELAWGLRTAAKVTDLTRSLGGLEPAHNR; this is encoded by the coding sequence GTGACGAGAACTCCGGCGCAGCAAATGGCCGCTCTGGCGGCCGAGGTCACCCGGACCGGTCTGCCCGACGAGTTGCGCGAGGACATGGCGGGGCGTGTGGTGGACGTGATCGGCAACAGCCTCGCCGCCGTGGGTGCCGAACCGGCCCGGATCGTTTCGGCGACAGTCGGTGCGTGGGGCGGTAATCCGGCGGCGACCGCAATCGGTCTGACGCAGCGTTTGCCCACCCCGTCGGCGGCTTTGGTCAACGGCACCCTCGCCCACAGCCTGGATTTCGACGACACGCATCTACCATCGGTGTTGCACCCGTCCGCGTCGGTGATCCCGGCCGCGTTGGCGGTGGCCGAAGAGGTGGACGCGGCTGGTCCGGCACTGCTCGATGCGGCGACCGTCGGCGTGGAAATCGCTTGCCGGCTCGGCATGGCCGGATACGATCCGGCCGCGAACAACTCGGTGTTCTTCGACCGTGGCCAGCACGCCACCGCTATCTGCGGCACGGTCGGCGCCGCCGTGGCCGCTGGCATGCTGCGGGGTCTGGCCGGGGATGCACTGACCTCGGTGATCGGCATCGCGTGCAGCATGGGTGCCGGGGTGATCGAGGCCAACCGCACGGGCGGCACGGTCAAGCGGGTGCACTGCGGCTGGGCGGCGCATGCCGGTGTGGTGGCCGCCGACCTGGCCGCGCGGGGGCTCACCGGTCCGCCAACCGTGTTGGAGGGCAGGTTCGGGTTCTTCCAGGCATTCTGCGGTGACCGGGCCGATCTCGGCCCGCTCACCGATGGGCTCGGCGACCGCTGGGAGACTCCGGGGATTTTCTTCAAACCCTATCCCTGCAACCACTTCACCCACGCCGGCATCGACGGGGCCTTGCGGCTGCGGGAATCCGGGGTGACTCCGGAGTCGATCGTCGCGGTGACCCTCGGCGTGCCGGGCCCCGTGGTGCACACGATCGCGGAGCCGCGGGCGGAGAAGATCTGCCCGAGGTCGGGCTACCACGCGGCGTTCAGCGGCCCGTTCGCCGTGGCCTCGGCGCTGCTGGGCGGCGGCGGTCTGGGAGTGTTCCACGAGGACTTCACCGACGCCGCCGCGAAAGACCCGGTTCGGCTCGCGCTCGCCGCGAATGTCCAGGTGGTCGAGGACCCCCGCTGCAGCGAGATCTTCCCGCGCCAGTTCCCCGCGATCCTCACCGCCGAGCTGGCCGACGGATCCCGTCGGGAGGAGGCGGTACTGAGCAACCGCGGCGGACCGGACAACCCGCTGTCGGCTGCCGAACTGACCACCAAGTTCATGCTCAACTCGACGCGCTCGACGAGCCGTGAACAGGCCGAGCGCCTCGCCGAGCTGGCGTGGGGATTGCGCACAGCCGCGAAAGTGACCGACCTGACCCGATCGCTGGGCGGCCTGGAGCCCGCACACAACCGCTAG